CAAGGCTTCTGGTCCCAGAAAAACCTAGTTCTCTAGGGGAGATCCCAGACCTAATCCAGGGTAATTTATTAATTCAGAAAAAGATGGACATGACTGTAAACAAAAGGATGGTAATGGCACTCACATTCTTGGTCCTCTTCTAATATAAAGGGCACTGGTGAACTGCTTGACTTGTCAGGCTCCTATTACACTTGTTAAGAATATTATGTCTATACCTCAATCCTAATTAAATACACATTTCCCACACAGCTTGCTCTtaccttttcttgtttctgtttttcactgcAGAGTACAGTCAATGAATTGGTAATCTTTTTCAAGTCATCaatttccactaaaaaaaaaaaagcataccaaaattaattttaatttaattttggagAGTAAGTAcaagcaaaatatatattcttccacAGTGTTGTAAGATACCAATTTGTCCATCATTAACTTCAGTAACTTTGAAAAGGCTATTATTTCTCCTGTTTAACATGATAGAGAATCACTCAGTTTATGGCTAGGCTCACAAATCAGAACTCTTTAAAGTAAAATGGCAAACTCAGCAACAAAAGTTTATAATGACCTGTAACCACCAAGACACCTCTGCTCAACCAGGGAGACAGTGCAAGTGTCTTCATAGCTCACAgtgctcccttttcttttttccattctaaaGACGCTAAGAAAACCGTGAGTTACAGAAATAACACATTCCTGATGCCTCAATGAGGAGTGTCTGAATGAACATGGAATGACAATTCTTAAACCTAGAGATGATAACTCTCATCCTGTGGCTGCCTCCATTTTCCAGCACAGGAAATCTCAGAAATCTAAGTGCTCTACCATGAAAAAGCCTGTTTAGTGGATAACATATCCTTCTATCTTAGCTGGAAACAGACATGAATTTTTAGCtaccaaaaaaaagtgttcagTTTTGATTAGAGAGCACCTTCAAAAACAGGGAAAactggagctccccttgtggctcagcaggttaaggaccctatCAAATACAGCACTGACCAAATTCAGAACCCCACATTAGTAataatttcccaaagaaaacccaatttaaaattgggtagaatttctttttatcaatCTTAAAAACAGCAAATACTAGCAAAGCCAATCCCTTCCACCTTAGTGCTATATCCACCCTGGCTGTCACTCCCATATCCCTGCCCCTGAAATGTATGACTCTTCTCAGGGCAGGAAACCAAGTTCAAGGACCCAGAGAATGCTGCCACCTCTGTTGAGCATGggcttcctcatttataaaatgaacagaCACGCACTGTGGTCTCATTCAGCTCTAAAATTCTTTATGATTTTCCCCCAATGACACTCTCCTAGCCCCCTTCAATATGTAATTAGATAAAAGAAGCAGCTAGTGTTTTATTAGCTGTTGTGCCAACAAGCACCGATGTCTCTGAGAAGCTGCTGTAAAAGGATTTAGAAGGCATCCTCCAAAGACAAAAATCCACTCAAGGTATCTTTGCAGAACAACATTCCCAAGCTAACTGCTAAAAAGCAAATCCTTAAGTATATTACAGCTTTCCTTCCCCACAAAGTCAATCTCCATCCTCCTGAGAATAACGTGCCCTTAGTAAAATCCATCCACAGAGGCCAGAGGTTAGAGTTACTTACATGAAATACACACATCTCGAACTAAGGCTTCCAAAAAACTGGCATAATATAATGACTTTTCATATTgtgtaattttatcttttagcAACTTTCCAAACTCTGTGAAGTCATCTCTTGAAGATGGGTTCATGGCATCTATTCCATAAATTGTATTATTAACACCTGTAGAAGAAAGGTAACACTGaaaacatcaaatatttttttaagtttagagaCCAATTAGATAACTGAGTGACCTTGGTATTTCATTCTAAAGCAGAGATTcagagttcccggcatggctcagtggttaacaaatccgactaggaaccataaggttcgatccctggcctcgctcagtggattaaggatccggcgttgccatgagatgtggtgtagtttgcagatgcggcttggatcccgagttgctgtggctgtggcgtaggctggcggctacagctccaattcgacccctagcttgggaacctccatgtgccacaggagcggcccaagaaatggcaaaaagaaaaaaaaaaaagatattttattattttttttgtcttttctagggccacacccacggcatatggaggttcccatatcaaatcggagctgtagccgccggcctatgccagagccacagcaacacgggatccgagccgcgtctgcaacctacaccacagctcatggcaacgctggatccttaatccactgagcgaggccagggatcaaacctgcaacttcatggttcctagtaggattcgtttccactgtgctatgataGGAACTCTTAAAAGCAGAGGTTCTTAAGCTGAGTCCACTGAATTGCTTGGACAGGATTCAAGTGGTTTGTACATAATTATTGCATCACAagttatttcaatattttgataCCTATTTCAATACAACAAATTTCCTTTCTAAGTAATAAAACCCTGAGTGttttacacatttaaaacactatattggagttccctggtgacctagtgaattaaggacccagggttgtcactgctgtggctcaggttgctgctgtggcaagagttgaattcctagccttggaacttctgcatgccacaggtgcagccaaaaaaaaagtaaaaaacattatATTAAGGGGCCCACAGGCTTCACCGGACTGCCGAAGGAGTCCCTGGCACATAAGGGTTTTTGTCTAAGAATACCACAGAAaagtggcaagaaaaagaaaaaagcagagcaAGGAAAGATAGTTCCAGTGAAAGTATCCAGCTCACTAGTATCAGAAGCTAAGCAGGAGTAAACCATGTGTTAAAtcccaatagaaaaatgaatctgacctaAAAGGATTCTAGGCTATGAGACATTATGCTTCTGTATATGCCTCAATAGTCAAGTAAATTAGTTGTTAACGTACCATTAATTCAGTATTTTAGTGTGAGAAACACAACACTAAATTCCTATTAACAAAATGATCACTGTGTGAATacatgtttttcccttttaatctATAATTGGTGTCCCATCTTAGAATTTACAGCTACCACATAAGCCCTTCTCTTTAATAAACACATGGGTGGCTTTTGCCATTCTATGAAGACAGGATAATAGCCAAGTGCCCTCTGTAGCAGTGTACTAAAAAACATGCCAAGCACATGCCAGTGCACAAGAGCATCCATGGCAACTCTTGATATTGTTAGAGATCCACTGAGAGATAAAGTCACATTTCCAATAGAAAGGAGAATGATCACTAGAGTCAGCCTGCTTGATCCATCttaaagaagggggagggggaatcaaGATAACTAGATCATTCTTGGCTCCAGGTTTCAACTCAAAGTTATTCAACTATTTCAACATGATAGTCTATTCTGAAAAATACTCTTATCAGTAGAGACAACAACTGTTAAATGAAGCGAGAGCTTTTAACTATTTCTCTGGCCATGTTTCTTACTTTACCTTCTATACCACGTAAATCACCCCCTGGAACACTCTGAACTTCTGTATTTACAGAATCCTGAACATTATCTACAGTCAGTTCAGTGTGTAAGTCTCACAGCTACAAAACTCTTCACAAAAGCTGATAAATTTCATAAAGCTGATAAATACATTTAAAGCAGCAGTACACTTTATTTGGGTTTAAAGACTTTTGGCCATACCCGCagtatgtggaagctcccaggccagcgatcaaacctgagccactacagtgacaatgccagatccttaacccgctgtgccacaagggaatttcttTAACGACTTTTTATCTTAATAATCTTTTATATGATACTCAATATAATTATTCAAAATTCTGAACATGTATCTCATTCTactttaaataatgaaatctCAAAATATAAACGAGATTAAAAACTGCTTTCTAATATCTAAATAAGCTAGTATCGTGTTTCTTCAAATAAGATATCTtctggagttttcattgtggctcaacggtaatgaacccggctagtatcaatgaggatgcaggttcgatccctggccttgatctgtgggttaaggatccagtgttgccgtgagctatggtgtaggtcacagatatgggtTGGATCTCATGCTCCTATGGGTGTGGTATAGACCGGAAACTGCAGCACTgattacccctagcctgggaacctccataagctataggtgtcctaaaaaagcaaaaagcaaacaaacaaaaaaaccaccccgAATTTTCATAACTAGTAAGACTGCCGCAGTATTCACCTGGAATTACAATACTGCACTCCTATCACACCTCCACTTACCAAAAGTTTCTTTTGCTAATTCGAGGTCTGACTCTTCCTGTAGTTTCTTTAGCCGTAGTTTATCTGCTAGTTGTTCTTCTGGAGTTAGCACTTTAGGTTCTTCAGGCTCTTCTAACTAAAATGAGACAGAAATGAAGTTTTAGAAGGGCTAGGACTATAACGGACCCAGTACACTTCTGTACTACATGAATTTTTTACCTaaacatgtaaataataaaagacaCTTATAAGTATTTACTGTATTTGAGGCATTCTTCTAAACATTTTAGATATTCTTACCccaattttaaaggaaagaaatttgaggcacagagaggttaaactGTCCTTTGTAAGAGGTAACACAGGTGATAATTTGATAAGAGTTGAGATGTGAAAACTGGGtttactttataattattttaaactagGGAACTGAGACTGTAGGTAAGGTGAAAATGGCACCCTCATATACTCTGGCTAAGGCTGTATATGGAAACCACCTTTCTATACCTTTCTAGTAATATGCATCAAATCTTAAAAATACTCTTCTATGCTTATTTCtttaattgatttaattttttatttttcggccaagcccatggcatgcagaagttcccacgtgagggattgagcccatgccacagcagcaacacaagccacagcagtgacaaggtcagatctttaacccactgagccaccagtcattttaaagagagaaaaagagacactCTAGGAGATTTAGGATACATTAACAATGAAGTACAATGAAAGGTCCCTGTCTAAATAAACCATATTTAAAGACATTTGGGgacaattaaataaatttgtataaaCTGTATCGGTTGATGTTTAAAAAGTACTGTTCATTACATTAGGAATGTGAACATGTGAGACATATTCTTGCCTTTTCAGAGATGCAAACCAAGTATTTAAAGATGAAATGCATAATGTTTATTTACTtgattatattttagaaaagaaagaaagaaagaaagcaaaaacagatgAAGCAAGTGTAGCAAaatgcacccacggcatgcagaagttcctgtgccagggaacaaacccatgccacagcagtcacaatactggatccttaacccactgagccatagggaACTCTTTATATAGtctcttgaaatttttaaatgaaaactcaaaaaaataaagctcTCTATGATCTATGGAAAGATCTCCATGATAAATAAAGCAAGGTGAAaactaaaaaagggggggaataCAACTATAATGTTGTATCCAAAGACAAAGTCACCTGGAAGACATAAGAAGCCAGTAtcagagttccaattgtggcgcagtggaaacaaatccaactaggaacgatgaggctgcaggttcgatccctggcctcgatcagtgggttacagatctgccgttgccttgagctgtggtgtaggttgcagatgcggttcggatctggcgttgctgtggctgtggtgtagcccggtggctgtagctccaatttgacccctaacccgggaacctccatatgctgtgagtgcggccctgaaaaaacaagaaaagagaaaagaagaaagaaaggaaaaaacaaaggaaggaagaaaccagTATTTACTtatgggagagagggagaaataggACAAATGAGTGAAGAGATGGGAGTGCTTCTTaacactgttttgattttttggtgGGCTGGGGGCacaaccatagcatatggaagttcttggtcaagggatcaaatccaagccacagctgcagcaatgccagatctttaacctgctatgccacagtgggaacttcactgttttgatttttgaatcATGTAAATGTTTTTTATTCAAAAAGTAAATTAACATAAAATTCCTGATCTTGCTCCAAATAATCaagaacaaaaacatttataTAGTACATGACAGAGAAATGGACACTTGTGTATTTCACTCAATATGTACACTGCAAATAAAAGACTAATTGCAGCTAGCAGAAGTGCAGGCCCTGACAAAAATCACTGGCTACAGTCACAACACAATCATAACCATTCTCAAATGTCTGAAAACTTAAAAGGCATTCTAATTTATAAAGCTTCTGGGTTTGGTTTTTGTAAAAACCACAAATTCAGTTTGTTTTGGGATCACCTTATCCAGTGGTGTCCATTTACAGTCTTTACAAAGCTCTTCAAATGATTAGGTAATGTTTGCCTCCTGTTAAGATACTGTACCACTACTGATGTGAGAATTctgtattttagaaaatgaataggGAGTCCCAGTCATGATTCAGACGAAGCAAATcttagtagtatccatgaggacacaggttctacccttggcctcgctcagtgggttaaggatccggcgttgctgtgagctgtggtgcaggttgcagatgcggctcggatctggtgttgccatggctgtggtgtaggccagaagctgtaactccaattcaacccctagcctaggaacctccacatgcctctgatgtggccctaaaataaagacaggaaaaaaaaaaagtatttaccctctttttaatttcttcttgccttttcttctgttgccgttctttctcttttatcttctctgctatttttttcttttctgaaatttttactTCTGAAAGTAAAGACGTTTCAATCAGTTATCTTGAATATTTTCCACATCCTCTATTTTCTCCTCTAACAGAAAAGGGGCAGAGGTCTAAttgcattatgttttaaaaagagagaagagatgcagggaggagagaaggaagtagGAGTGGAAGGATGTTGGTTTCTAAAAATaccaaattttctaattttgcaggcattttgtcatttgtcttaaGTATCAGAAATTCAGTAAGATATAAAACCAAAAATGGAGGAACCCTAGTGACTTACCTGGTTTTActtctgcttcctcttttttttcatcatcatcatcatcatcccagTTATCCTAAAGAAAAAGGACTTCCATGAATACTTCTTGCATGTTTACTTTTCCATGTGATCTTTACTATCAGCCTACCTCCACAGAAACAAGCTTCTTGGTATTTGGGGGAGAGCTGCGttaaatttacaaattattttgggagaattgacatcttttaATGTTGAACTGCCCTAGCCCAGAAAAGCGCTATCTTTACATTTGTTCAAGCCtactttttttatctttcaaggaatgtttttaaGGTTGCTCTCTTATAGGTTCTGTGCATTTCTCTTTAGATTTTAACCCTGAGTATTTCATCTTCTCTGTTGCCATtgtatataggtttttttttttttttttttttaatgtcctctaGCTGGTCattattttagcatattttttctttttatgtcctcTAACTGGTTATTATTTAGCTTTTTACATTTGTTCAAGCCTACTTTTATATCTTTCAAGGAGTGTTTTAAGGTTTCTCTCTTACAGGTTCTGCACATTTCTCTTTAGGTTTGTCCCTGAGTATTTCATCTTCTCTGTTGCCATTgtaatataggttttttttttttctttttgtttttatgtcctcTAACTGGTTTTTGTATGTTAGTtctatatcctgctaccttgctgaattcttttatcaCTCAAGTTAGTTCCACCATTCATTTTCTAGGGTTTGCAAGGTATACTACCAAATCATCTACAAACAAGAGatagctttctttctttgccaatTCCTGTGCCTATAcaattgatttctttcatctaaTTGCACTGGTGAAACCTCTAGTACAGTGTGAATGAACAGTGGCAGATAAAATGAGCATCACTGCCTTGTTCTTCTCTTAAAGGAAATGCCTTTAGTGCTTCCCCATGAAGTGTTACGCACCCCACCACATTTACGCAGgaaaatttatccatttttttcttttattgcctctGGAGTTCAAGTCAGTTAGAAagtcctttctggagttcccgtcgtggtgcagtggttaacgaatccgactaggaaccatcaggttgcgggttcggtccctgcccttgctcagtgggttaaggatccggcgttgcgtgagctgtggtgtaggtcgcagacgcggctcggatcccacgttgctgtggctctggcgtaggccggtggctacagctcggattggaccccctagcctgggaacctccatatgccgcgggagcagcccaagaaatagcaaaaaagacaaaaaaaaaaaaaaaaaaaaagaaagtcctttcttaaagtattttttgggagttcctgttgtggctcagcagtaataaacatGACAAACATtcaagaggatgagggttcgattcctggcttctttcagtgggttaaggatttggtgttgccgtgagctgtggtgtaagtcacagatgcggctcggatcccaagttgctgtggctatggcggaggccaacagctacagctctgattcaacccctagcatgggaacctccatatttttagggcgggtgcagccctaaaagacaaaaaaaattccacttttctcatattttataataactataggagttcccattgtggtgcagtggttaacgaatccaactaggaaccatgaagttgcgggttcggtccctgcccttgctcagtgggttaaggatctggcgctgccgtgagctgtggcacaggtcgaagacgcggctcggatcctgcattgctgtggctctggcataggctggcagctacagctccaattcgacccctagcctgggaacctccatatgctacaggattggcccaagaaatggcaaaaagacaaaaacaaaacaaaacaaaacaacacctaTAAACGgactataatggaatataatctttaaaaattgtgaatcactatgttgtgcacctgaaacttaCAATACTGcacatcaattatacctcaatttaaaaaggtCCATCTTTGCCCCATGATTTACCATACACTACttggtctatttttgctttctacTCTATTCCACTGGTCTATTGTCTTTTCACATACCAGTCCTATAATGTTTTAAGTAGaggctttatatatttttctagataGCTAGAAAGAATTTTAATGACAAAATCGGTATGTGAGAACATAGTTTCTTCTAGCTAAATGGGATTGCCATCACAAGATGCAAAGAACAGTTTTAAGAAAAGAAGCAAcaagagttcccgctatggcacagtcggttaagaacatgactgcagaagctcagatgctgcataggttgcagctgtgactcagattcaatccctggccagggaacttccatatgccccaagagcaaccataaaaatttaaaaaaaaaaaaaaaaaaaaaaggcaatgaaggTAGAAATGATTAATATCTACAACTTCTTGATCaacaagtgttcttttttttttaaaaaaattgggacATACAGTTactttacaatgttgttagttttaggtgtacagcaaagtgattcagttatacatatgtatatattcattcttttttggatttctttcccattatagtaTGTTTTTATGTAAGCTGGGGATAATGTTCCTTTGCAGGTTTTCAagttttttagtgttttattgGCCATTCTTGCATGTTTGCTTTTTCATATTAACTTTTACACTGCCTTGTCTAATGCCACAAAATAGCTTCTTCATTAACAATTAAAACATGAGACAACCAAGCCAAAACTAATAGCCCTTGAATAATTCagttgttttaaatgaaaaattgagAAGGCTTTATTTTATACTTCTTACTTTCCTAAATGTAAAAGCACCCACTATTCTAGCCCATAGCTTGATTATTTCAAACAATATTCTTCTATACAACACAACCCTTGTTAATGAATTAAATCTTTACAAAAATTTAAAGGCAGTTTTGAAAGAGTTgagctggagttccctctgtggctcagcaggttatgaacctgactagtatctatgaggatgtgggtttgatccctggccttgctcagtggattaaggatccagtgttgccatgagctgtgctgtaagttgcagatgtagcttagatcacaccttgatgtggctgtggtacaggctggcagctgcggcttatatttgacccctagcctgggaacgtccatatgctgtaggtatggttctaaaaagcaaaaaataaaataaaatttttaaaagagttaagaACTGATCAACAGCTTCATCAAACTCACTCCCCAACTTGGGTGGGGCACTTTGAGGTAGATCTACACTCTGTCTTTTCTGTACTTAACACAGTCACTGAGCTAAGTATAAACCAATTATCAAGCAATCTCCTAAAGGCTTCTCAGAATTTAGTAAAGGCTTCTCAGAATTTAGAAGGTTTAATAGAGAAAGACACAGCCCTGTGTTTAAATAGGGCTTTAATCTATAGGTAGCCTGACACCACTACCTCAGCAACCATCAGGCACACTATGACTTGCCATTTGAAGCCGAGCCACAGGATGGCAAATGCAATGCAGGAGGCCCTGACGCTACTGGAAGAGGGAgaggctgagtaatatgccagaATTATGATGCCAAGCTTCTGGTTTTATAACAAGACAGGTCATAAATCTGAAAGTCTAAGTATATAAACTAGCCAAGTCTTGACTCTTAATAAAATCT
The Sus scrofa isolate TJ Tabasco breed Duroc chromosome 1, Sscrofa11.1, whole genome shotgun sequence DNA segment above includes these coding regions:
- the EIF3J gene encoding eukaryotic translation initiation factor 3 subunit J, with product MAAAAAAAAAGDSDSWDADTFSVDDPVRKVGGGGTAGGDRWEGEDEDEDVKDNWDDDDDDEKKEEAEVKPEVKISEKKKIAEKIKEKERQQKKRQEEIKKRLEEPEEPKVLTPEEQLADKLRLKKLQEESDLELAKETFGVNNTIYGIDAMNPSSRDDFTEFGKLLKDKITQYEKSLYYASFLEALVRDVCISLEIDDLKKITNSLTVLCSEKQKQEKQSKAKKKKKGVVPGGGLKATMKDDLADYGGYDGGYVQDYEDFM